Proteins from a single region of Streptomyces griseiscabiei:
- a CDS encoding serine/threonine-protein kinase, with amino-acid sequence MGPERTELPGYEIQEVLGQGGFATVYRARQLAVGREVALKVDSRVLTTPRDRQRFLREVTAAGQLSGHPHVVPVYDAGVLADNRPYMVLELCPGGSLGDRLNRQGALPVKEARDIGVGLADAVAAAHAAGVLHRDIKPGNVMVNRYGGIALTDFGLAAMPRPGRELSVTREALTPAYAPPEAFHMADPSPAGDVYSLAATVHALLCGRPPHYPEDGTQLSLAELIVRHTWPYADLPALPPALNAALRYALAADPAHRLSDAGAFRDALAAVDLDTVDLGGGGGFGPAPAMTTTPAYRGGPPTTMPPYGVAPPTTMPPPYRDGPTGGGGATVVPGPGGSGGAGGTTVVPGRGGDGDGGRKGGRLRRPLVIGLAAVAVSVSLSVSVVVYQGGGGDDGEGNSSPSTGATATADDAEGGASDFGVATTTEDCAATGVAGVGGRCVESPECWSGIVDISGIVTVSRADCQAKHVWETFAIAPLPKDGQTNNARDLIKHPDVKALCSQMVMSASMTPEGGRVAEEWSVDIIPPSAAEWADGLRVFRCVAAARTDDGEKTGSQFAVGS; translated from the coding sequence ATGGGGCCCGAAAGAACGGAACTGCCCGGTTACGAGATCCAGGAAGTCCTGGGCCAGGGCGGATTCGCCACCGTGTACCGGGCGCGGCAGCTGGCCGTCGGCCGGGAGGTCGCGCTGAAGGTGGACAGCAGGGTGCTCACCACACCCCGCGACCGCCAGCGCTTCCTGCGCGAGGTCACGGCCGCCGGACAGCTCTCCGGCCATCCCCACGTGGTCCCGGTCTACGACGCCGGCGTCCTCGCCGACAACCGGCCCTACATGGTGCTGGAGCTGTGCCCCGGCGGCTCCCTCGGCGACCGGCTGAACCGGCAGGGCGCCCTCCCGGTCAAGGAGGCGCGCGACATCGGGGTGGGCCTCGCCGACGCGGTGGCCGCCGCCCACGCCGCCGGGGTGCTGCACCGCGACATCAAGCCCGGCAACGTCATGGTCAACCGGTACGGCGGCATCGCCCTCACCGACTTCGGTCTCGCCGCCATGCCCCGGCCGGGCCGCGAACTCTCCGTGACCCGGGAGGCGTTGACCCCCGCGTACGCACCGCCCGAGGCCTTCCACATGGCCGACCCCAGCCCGGCCGGCGACGTGTACTCCCTCGCCGCGACCGTCCACGCCCTGCTGTGCGGACGCCCGCCGCACTACCCGGAGGACGGCACCCAGCTCAGCCTCGCCGAGCTGATCGTCCGCCACACCTGGCCGTACGCCGACCTCCCCGCACTGCCGCCCGCCCTCAACGCGGCGCTCCGGTACGCCCTCGCCGCCGACCCCGCCCACCGGCTGTCCGACGCGGGCGCGTTCCGCGACGCGCTCGCCGCCGTCGACCTCGACACCGTGGACCTGGGAGGCGGGGGCGGCTTCGGCCCGGCGCCCGCCATGACGACGACTCCGGCGTACCGGGGCGGGCCGCCCACGACGATGCCGCCGTACGGGGTCGCGCCGCCCACGACGATGCCGCCGCCGTACCGGGACGGGCCGACGGGCGGGGGAGGGGCGACCGTGGTCCCCGGGCCGGGCGGATCGGGCGGGGCGGGGGGTACGACCGTCGTTCCCGGCCGGGGCGGCGACGGTGACGGCGGGCGGAAGGGCGGGCGGCTGCGGCGCCCCCTCGTCATCGGGCTGGCGGCGGTGGCCGTGTCCGTGAGCCTGTCGGTCTCCGTGGTGGTCTACCAGGGCGGCGGGGGCGACGACGGGGAAGGGAACTCCTCGCCCTCCACCGGGGCCACTGCCACCGCTGACGACGCCGAGGGCGGCGCGTCGGACTTCGGGGTGGCGACCACGACCGAGGACTGCGCCGCGACGGGCGTCGCCGGTGTCGGCGGTCGCTGTGTCGAGAGCCCCGAGTGCTGGAGCGGGATCGTCGACATCTCCGGCATCGTCACGGTCAGCCGCGCCGACTGCCAGGCCAAGCATGTGTGGGAGACCTTCGCCATCGCCCCGCTGCCGAAGGACGGCCAGACCAACAACGCCCGCGACCTGATCAAGCACCCCGATGTGAAGGCCCTCTGCTCCCAGATGGTCATGTCCGCGTCGATGACCCCCGAGGGGGGCCGGGTCGCCGAGGAGTGGAGCGTCGACATCATTCCGCCGAGCGCGGCCGAGTGGGCCGACGGCCTCCGGGTCTTCCGCTGCGTCGCGGCGGCCCGGACCGACGACGGTGAGAAGACGGGCAGCCAGTTCGCGGTGGGGAGTTGA
- a CDS encoding family 78 glycoside hydrolase catalytic domain, producing MARDFSRRRLLQLGGTVAASVVLTGPRAVAAPGSVASAAAAEAALVPTGMLTDLLPRALATTAGRNPRFSWQVPDFREGTVQRAYQLQVATTPGGFEDDDLLLWDSGKQDSVESTAVPYGGPALKPRTAYWWRVRNWCNKRSEWSAPVLLATSVEDEWEAKPIWAPAGPVMTDGTLTVRVKITAVAAGVWFRATNTANNYMWQLRAGTTGVLRKHVCVNGTYTVLAEVRLPFAVTAGEWVDLSVTMTGPTFTTTVNGTVVDTTTDSRYASGNIGLRNGGTESQTYDRVTFTAADGTVLLDDDFASDKGTFATGTVSGGVLTFPTGASSLSSYGADDTWALLRHEYDTKSGKEIAAAVLYVAATSPDPARQYVAKVWSNGTTVGYASVRSGTGTAYQAFDVTSTLRSDGKPNALAALCWTTSQQKFLAQLEITYADGSRSTVASGDHWKARRQGGLLPSKGSAGSSYFTVPQEYWDLRREPVGWTKPGFDDGDWPKPAVRTAIDGLVPAPIEAVRPHDVTPASVTEVADGRWLVDLGREIVGGLALEITGSAGDTVEVRLGEELNTDGTVKYQLRATNTYREVWTLRDGEQRFEHWGYRGFRWAELRTTLDLSEAVVTGRAWKLDWDGSDASFRSSDADLDRVWELCRYSIEATRGDLYTDTPTRERGPYEGDALINQLSEYGVQRSYALARFSNDYLVRKGTWPTEYRLMCAISAWEDYLATGDDRQLAKDYDLLTAKNLTSYLDSAGLVRKAPGNTSQDLGDLVDWPAASRDGYVFTNVNTVVNAFQYAAFQALAECAAALGKDADATALRGRADTLAASMRATLLDSAGGRFLDGVGTTHSAQHATAFPVALGLADTLDTAVQARLGDTLAAGGMRMSVYGSQFLLDALFRLGRSDAALALLTSTATNSWLHMLDALKATIVTEAWDPALKSNMTLSHAWASAPANVVARHILGVQVSEPGAAGFRIRPRTGSLTEVDGTVPSLRGPVSVQVRRSADTHTTLVTLPPNSRAVLEVEIGDASPKAYRVTASTPRGEGSAKVESYTDPTGTVLRIGQIGSGTTEVRRKTT from the coding sequence ATGGCACGGGACTTCTCACGGCGAAGACTTCTCCAGCTCGGCGGCACCGTGGCCGCCTCCGTCGTGCTGACCGGGCCCCGGGCCGTCGCCGCCCCCGGCTCGGTGGCTTCGGCCGCAGCCGCCGAGGCGGCGCTCGTGCCGACCGGGATGCTCACGGATCTGCTTCCGCGGGCACTCGCCACCACCGCCGGGCGGAACCCCCGTTTCAGCTGGCAGGTGCCGGACTTCCGCGAGGGCACGGTGCAGCGCGCCTACCAGCTGCAGGTGGCGACCACCCCGGGCGGTTTCGAGGACGACGACCTGCTGCTGTGGGACTCCGGCAAGCAGGACTCCGTCGAGTCCACGGCCGTACCGTACGGCGGACCGGCGCTTAAGCCCCGTACGGCCTACTGGTGGCGGGTCCGGAACTGGTGCAACAAGCGCTCGGAATGGTCGGCGCCCGTCCTCCTGGCCACGTCGGTCGAGGACGAGTGGGAGGCGAAGCCGATCTGGGCGCCGGCCGGGCCGGTGATGACCGACGGCACCCTCACCGTCCGTGTGAAGATCACCGCCGTGGCCGCCGGGGTGTGGTTCCGGGCCACGAACACCGCCAACAACTACATGTGGCAGCTGCGCGCGGGCACCACCGGGGTGCTGCGCAAGCACGTCTGTGTGAACGGCACGTACACCGTGCTCGCCGAGGTACGGCTGCCGTTCGCGGTCACCGCCGGGGAGTGGGTGGACCTGAGCGTCACCATGACCGGCCCGACCTTCACCACCACCGTGAACGGCACCGTCGTCGACACCACCACCGACAGCCGCTACGCCTCCGGCAACATCGGGCTGCGCAACGGCGGCACCGAGTCCCAGACCTACGACCGGGTCACCTTCACGGCCGCCGACGGCACGGTCCTCCTCGACGACGACTTCGCCTCCGACAAGGGCACCTTCGCCACCGGCACGGTCTCCGGCGGCGTCCTCACCTTCCCCACCGGCGCCTCCTCGCTCTCGTCCTACGGGGCCGACGACACCTGGGCGCTACTGCGCCACGAGTACGACACGAAGTCCGGCAAGGAGATAGCCGCGGCGGTGCTCTACGTCGCGGCCACCTCGCCCGATCCGGCCCGGCAGTACGTCGCGAAGGTGTGGAGCAACGGCACGACCGTCGGCTACGCCTCCGTCCGCTCCGGCACCGGCACCGCCTACCAGGCCTTCGACGTGACCTCCACCCTGCGGTCCGACGGGAAGCCCAACGCGCTGGCCGCGCTGTGCTGGACGACCTCACAGCAGAAGTTCCTGGCCCAGCTGGAGATCACGTACGCCGACGGCAGCAGGTCGACGGTCGCCTCCGGGGACCACTGGAAGGCGCGCCGCCAGGGCGGGCTGCTGCCGTCCAAGGGCAGTGCGGGCAGCAGTTACTTCACCGTGCCGCAGGAGTACTGGGACCTGCGCCGCGAGCCCGTGGGCTGGACGAAGCCCGGCTTCGACGACGGCGACTGGCCGAAGCCGGCGGTCCGTACGGCGATCGACGGGCTCGTGCCCGCGCCGATCGAGGCGGTACGGCCGCACGACGTCACCCCGGCCTCCGTCACCGAGGTCGCCGACGGGCGCTGGCTGGTCGACCTCGGCCGGGAGATCGTCGGCGGGCTGGCCCTGGAGATCACGGGCAGCGCGGGCGACACCGTCGAGGTGCGGCTCGGCGAGGAGCTGAACACGGACGGCACGGTCAAGTACCAGCTGCGCGCCACCAACACCTACCGCGAGGTGTGGACCCTGCGCGACGGCGAGCAGCGCTTCGAGCACTGGGGCTACCGGGGCTTCCGCTGGGCCGAACTGCGCACCACGCTCGACCTGTCGGAGGCGGTCGTCACCGGCCGCGCCTGGAAACTCGACTGGGACGGCTCGGACGCCTCGTTCCGCAGCTCGGACGCCGACCTGGACCGGGTCTGGGAGCTGTGCCGCTACTCCATCGAGGCCACCCGCGGCGACCTCTACACGGACACCCCCACCCGCGAGCGCGGCCCGTACGAGGGCGACGCGCTGATCAACCAGCTCTCCGAGTACGGCGTCCAGCGCTCCTACGCCCTCGCCCGCTTCTCCAACGACTATCTGGTCCGCAAGGGCACCTGGCCCACCGAGTACCGGCTGATGTGCGCGATCTCCGCGTGGGAGGACTACCTCGCCACCGGCGACGACCGGCAACTCGCCAAGGACTACGACCTGTTGACGGCGAAGAACCTCACCTCGTACCTGGACTCCGCCGGGCTGGTCCGCAAGGCGCCCGGCAACACCAGCCAGGACCTCGGCGATCTGGTCGACTGGCCCGCCGCCAGCCGGGACGGCTACGTGTTCACCAACGTCAACACGGTCGTCAACGCCTTCCAGTACGCGGCGTTCCAGGCCCTCGCCGAGTGCGCGGCGGCCCTCGGCAAGGACGCCGACGCGACCGCTCTGCGCGGCCGGGCGGACACCCTCGCCGCGTCCATGCGCGCCACTCTGCTCGACAGTGCGGGCGGGCGGTTCCTCGACGGCGTCGGCACCACACACAGCGCCCAGCACGCCACCGCCTTCCCGGTGGCGCTCGGCCTCGCGGACACGCTGGACACGGCGGTGCAGGCCAGGCTGGGCGACACCCTGGCCGCGGGCGGTATGAGGATGAGCGTGTACGGCTCCCAGTTCCTGCTGGACGCGCTGTTCCGGCTCGGCCGCTCCGACGCCGCCCTCGCCCTGCTCACCTCCACGGCCACCAACTCGTGGCTGCACATGCTGGACGCGCTCAAGGCGACCATCGTCACCGAGGCGTGGGACCCCGCGCTGAAGTCCAACATGACGCTCTCCCACGCCTGGGCCTCCGCGCCGGCCAACGTGGTGGCCCGGCACATCCTCGGTGTCCAGGTCAGCGAGCCCGGAGCCGCCGGGTTCCGGATCCGGCCCAGGACCGGGTCGCTGACCGAGGTCGACGGCACGGTGCCCTCGCTGCGGGGGCCGGTGTCGGTGCAGGTGCGCCGCTCCGCGGACACGCACACCACCCTGGTGACCCTGCCGCCCAACTCCCGTGCCGTGCTGGAGGTGGAGATCGGGGACGCCTCCCCGAAGGCGTACCGGGTGACGGCGTCCACACCGCGCGGGGAGGGCAGCGCGAAGGTCGAGTCGTACACCGACCCCACGGGCACGGTGCTGCGGATCGGACAGATCGGCTCCGGTACCACGGAGGTGCGACGCAAGACCACTTGA